The DNA window TTAAACCAACTTTCAATTTCAAAAACGCCAAAATTGTAATTCCATAAAATGGCTTCATTTATTGATAGATGCTGCTCAGATAATTTCTCAAATGACCTGGAGTTTTCTTCAATTTCTAGTTCCAAATTAATTAAAGTGGAGGATTCATAATAGGAAAATATTTTGCTATTTATTTCCAACAAATCATCCGGAAACATGTCATTCCAGCTTACAAAAATATCTATGGCCTCAATTAAGACATTTTCAAGTTGAATGATGATTGATTTAAGATCTGGTTTAATTTTAAAATGCAATCTCAACTGTTCAACTCCATGTTCAAGACTCAAAGGTATTAGTGGGTTTTGCTTGGAAAGCTCAGAAATCTCTATTAAACATGATATTTTCCAATCTCCATCCAATTTCCTGAATCGGTTATATTTTTCACCTTCCTTTAAGTCATCGAGATGTGCGAAGGACGGCCCTTTTATTTGATGATCAACAATATGAGTTAGTTGAATTCCTTTGTCAAGGGGCAATGATTCCAACCATTCAATTTTTGAATATTTTCTAAAACCCGTCATTCATTAGTTAATTTTCAAACTCAATCAATATTTGTCCCTTTTCAACCTTCTCGCCTTTCAAAACATTTACTGATTTGATGACACCATCATGGTGTGCCTTTAGAACATTTTCCATTTTCATGGCTTCCAGTGTGATCAAATTATCCCCTTTTTTTACAATCTGGTTAGGTGTTACAGAAACATTAATTACCAATCCTGGCATTGGAGCTTTCAATATGTCATCAATTTTCTTTTCACTAAGTCTCAATCCTATTGAATCAATTAACATTTTCAATTCGTCATCTATTGTCAATTCATATCTAACTTCGTCGATCAAAAGTTCAACTCTGCAATTTGTAAGATCAACTGAAATTATTTTGGCCTGAAGCGATTTATCCTTATAAATTAAGTGATAGTTATCTTGAGAGATTTCTGAGATTTGATATTGATTGAGTTGATTCTCGTCAACAGTTAAAACACAATTCTTTGAAGTGACTTGAAATGACCCCATAAAAAATAATATTATCTTATTTTAAAAATTAAGGTAAAGCTACAAAAAAGCTTAAAATCCTGTGTTTAGACCTGAAATTAGCTTTTGAAAAATAGTCTCCGCAATAGCCAAACTTGCGGTTGCGGCTGGGGAGGGAGCGTTCAAAACATGCAAGCAATTATGATCCTGAAATAGAATAAAATCATCATTTATATAACCTTGATTATCTATAACCAAAGCTCTTATACCTGATTCCATTTTACTTAAGTCAGATTTTCTGACAGTTATCCCGAACGAAGAACCCTCTTTAACAAATGATTCTTGATTGGCAAAAAGCATCATTTCCTTCAATCCCGTACGCCAATATCGTCTAACAAATTTCCAAAAACCCGGAAAGGTAATTATTGAATTCAAATCGCCAATATTGATGCTGTGGTTTTTATAGTCGCTCCGATTAAGTGAAATCACAGCATTAGGGCCTAAAGACCTGCTTCCATCCATGTGACAAGTAAAATGTATCCCTAAAAATGGAAATACAGGATCAGGAACAGGATACAATAGGTGATTAATGTTTTGATAGGATGTATTCATTAATGCATAGTAATCACCTTTAAATGGAATTATTCTATACTTTTTTAGGATAGACTTATTGGGGATTATACGATCGGCCTGTAATCCTGCACAACTAATTACATACTTACTCCTGAATACATCTTTTGAAGTTGTAACCACCCATTCTTGATTTGAATTCAAAGCCAAATTAATTACTTTTTGGCCAAGCAAGACCTTGCCTCCCATTAAAATCACTTCCTTTTCCAGGTGGCCTGCAACTTGAAGATAACTTACAATTCCTGTATATGGCACCCATAAACTTTTCACAGCTTTGATTCCTGGTTGCATTTCCGAAGACTCCTTATCCGTTAAAATTCTGATTTTATCTAATCCTACATTTAATCCATTCTCATATAATTTTTGAAGCATTTCAAGTTCATTTTCCTTCTTTGCCACAATGATTTTTCCACAAATCTGGTGAGGAATTGCCTGCTCCACTAGGTAATTAAGCATCAGGGAATAACCTCTAAGACAATTTTTTGATTTTACAGAATTAGGCTGATAATAAATTCCGGAATGTAAGACGCCACTATTATGACTCGTCTGATGTTTCCCTATTTGATCTTCAGCTTCAAGGATAAGCACTCTAAAGCCTTTGAGTTTTAATAGGAATTCTCTTGCTGTAGCTAGCCCAACTATTCCTCCTCCAATTATAATCAGATCATATGTACTTTCAGAAATCAAAATAAAAATAAACTATGGTATTTAAACTAAATTTTCCAGTCAACATTCTTTATGCTTAATTGAATTCGCTTTCTTTCGTGATCAACCAAAATTACTCTGACCATTAATTTCTGTCTAAGCTTCAATAATTTCAAAGGATCATCTACAAATGATTCGCTTATTTCAGATTTATGAATCAGTCCGGATTCTTTAATTCCTATATCAACAAAAGCACCAAACTGAGTAATATTTAAAACAATTCCGGGTAAAATCATTCCCTGAAAGACATCATCTATTGTCTTTACCGACGGGTCAAAAGAAAATAACTTGATTTCTCCCCTTGGATCAAGTCCAGGTTTTGATATATCATTAATGATATCTCTAAGGGTATCAATATTTACCTCCTCAGAAATAAATTTTGATAAATCAATTTTACCAATTAATTCTTTGGACTCAATTAATTCCGACAATCTATGTTTTAAGGAAGCAGCCATTGCGTCTACCAAAACATAACGCTCAGGATGAACACCTGTATTATCCAAAGGATGAGTTCCATTTCTAATCCTTAAAAATCCAGCGCTCTGTTCAAAGGCTTTTTGTCCAAATCTAGGCACATTTAGAAATTGACTCTTGGTTTTAAATTCCAAATTTTTATCACGATAATCAACTATACTTTTTGCCAATGTTAAACCTATTCCACTGACATGTGATAAAAGTTGAGCAGAAGCCGTATTAACCTGCACTCCAACTGAATTAACACAGCTTACAATTTCCTGATCCAGTCTATCTTTTAGTAACTTTTGATTAACATCATGTTGGTATTGTCCTACGCCAATTGATTTTGGATCAATTTTAATTAACTCTGATAATGGATCCATCAAACGTCTTCCTATTGAAATAGACCCTCTAAATGTCAAATCAAGATCAGGAAATTCGGAACCAGCCAATTCAGATGCGGAATAGATAGATGCGCCACTTTCACTAACTACATGGACGTTTATATTTTTTCCATCTAAAATCTCTAACAACCAAACCCCTAATTCTCTACCTCCTGTTCCATCGCCAATTGCAATATCTGAAATGTCATTCACTTTTAATGAAGACAATAGCTTTTCAGCAGACTTATATTTTTCTAGAACAGGTTCTAATGGAAATATAACAAAGTGGTCAATCAAGTTACCTCTAGCATCTAAACACACCACCTTACAACCAGAACGGAATCCTGGGTCGATGGCCAATATCTTTTTAGATCCCAATGGAGCTTCCAATAAAATTTGACGAAGATTCATTCCAAAAACATCGATAGCTGCTTGATCTGACTTTTCCTTTAATCTATGATGAATTTGTAAAACTAAAGATGGGTAAAGTAGTCGAGTCCAAGACTCTTCGACAGCTAATCTCATTAAAAGTAATAAATCCTTAGAACCAAGACTAAAATACTTTCTGCCAATAATTTTAATAAAAACATCATCCTCTAAAAATAAATCAACTTTCAACAACTTCTCTTCTTCACCTCTTCTAATGGCAAGATAACGATGAGAAGGGATTTTTTTTAACAACTCTTTAAAATCAAAATAATCTTTAAACTTTTCGGCACTTAGTTCCTTACCTTTAGAAAGTTTTGAGACCAGCAATCCTTCATTCCACATCCTGTTTCTTAATCTGTGTCTGAGCTCATCATCCCTGTTAATGAAATCTGAAATTATAAATTTTATACCATCTAAAACTTCAGACCTTGAATGATAAGGAGTCGGAATAAATTGATTTATTTCAGTATTTAGATCAATATTTATATTCTGAATAATTTTCATGGCTAACGGTTCAAGACCGTTCTCTATAGCTATATCAGCTTTAGATCTTTTACGCTTTTTATAAGGCAAATAAAGATCTTCCAATGAAATCAGATCTTTCGCTCCTAAAATTTTTGTCTTTAATTCATTTGTTAATACTCCTTGTTCATCAAGCTTTTGCAAAATAAAATTTCTTCTATCAAACAAATCTTCGAAAATTTGGCTTGCTTGCTTAATAAGTCGTATCTCTTGTTCATTTAGAGATTGAGTTTTCTCCTTACGGTACCTTGCGATGAATGGTATACTCGCTCCATCCTCCAATAAATCAAGCGTATTTTTAACTTGTCGCGAGGTTAAGCCAGTATATGAAACAATTTGATCAAAAACGGATTCAACCATATTAACAAATTTTCATGTCATAAAATTTTCTTGACTACGGCCGAACGAGATAAATTCAATTTCCCCTTAATAAATTCGACATTTTGTATCCAATTCAAACCAGGATTTTTTTGGATCTCAAAACTGCCAAATCTATCATCCATTCTTAAGGCTTTTGCTCCATTAATGGTTGCCCATGAAAACAATGTTTCCAATGGAATCCATCCATTGTACTTTTGAATGGCCTTAAGTTCCTCAAGTATTGACAAACTCCAATTGGAAGAAAGCGAGTCTGTTCCAATGCACATTGACACACCCGCATCCATAAACAATTTGTAATCCGGAAGCCTATTTTCAATGTATAAATTAGCATTGGGACAAGTAACAAAAAAAGAATTCGAAAATCTACTTTTAACTTCAAGAATATCTTCAAATTTCATCATGGTATTATGAACAAAAAGGACATTATGCCTTTGATCTAAATGATCCAATGTGTAATGAATTGAGGTTTTTCCTGTGGCGTTGAAGGAATCTAAATTAAATCCAAAATGTTGATAAAAATTTAAAAAACCTCCTTGTTTATAAAGAAACAACTGATCCTCATCAAGTACTTCTTGATTGTGAATACTTATAACTGTAGACTCTGAATTTTGTTGAGAAATCAATTGAAACAATTCAGGTGTGACTGAATATGGAGCATGGGGGACCATTGACTTACGGAGATCGCCATACTGTTGATAGGTTTTGAAATACTTATCAAAAAATTGATGGGTCAACTCCTCTTGCATAAAATCAAAAGCCTCGATAAAATTAAAATATATAATCTTGCTGTTTAATTTGCAAGCGACAGTATCAGATTTATTTGAAATATCTCCAACCGCTACAATACCATTTTCAACCATTTGGGCATCGGCCTTCATAATAGCCAATTGGATCTCTTCTTCAGAAATCTCTCTCAATCCTACCACACTTTGAAGGAATGGCAGAAGACCTGTTCCAGAATCAACTTTATTCTGAAGGTGAGATAATTCAAGATGACAATGGGCATTTACAAAACCTGGCACTAGTAGCCCCGGATAATAATCATATGCACTTTTGTCAAAACTACCAGCAGTAGATAGCTCTAACACTTTTCCATTAAGATCAAAAACTAATCCGGCATTTTCTAAAAACTCATAGCCATTAAAAATATGATCACTATAAACTCTCAACATATAGATCAAATTTATACAATAACTACAAATTTTGAACTATAATTCCATTTCGAATCCGCGGTTCAAACCATGTACTTTTAGGTGGTAAAATTTTTCCCGTATCTGCTGTTTTTACAAAATCCCTAGATTTAACAGGAAAGAAGCTAAATCCAATCAGGTTTTGATTCTCATTGATACCTTTCAAAATTGGTTTTACGCCTTTGATCCCTTCCACATACTGAATTCTAGGATCAGATCTGACTTCCAAAACTTTAAAAACCTTTGTTAAAACATAATCATTGAACAAATCAATATCATAGACTATTTGATTAGATTTCTTATTTTGTGCAACTATTTTCTTGTTCCATATTATTGAATAATGACCCTTTGACGTGTACATTATAAATTCATGTTTTTTCATGGGCAGCCTTACACTGCGCAATTTTTTAACATCAGACCAACCTTTTAGATGTTTTAACAAAAATGGTAGTTCATCAATATTTGATAGTGAAAACATTCGATTGTAAGACATAATACTTAATTCCTTCAAATCGAACAAAGCACAAAGAATATAATTAAGGCCATGATTTTTTAACTCCGGACTTTGCTCAAGGATATAGCTTACTGCAGCCATTCTGTGGTGCCCATCTGCTATATAGGATTTATTTACGAATTTATCAAACAGTTTCTGAAAAGCCTTAATTTCACTTTCTTTGGTAATTGCATAGAGTTCATGGATTTGTTTTTCCTTGGAAAATTCAAGTACAAATTTGGGACTCCTATTATGAAAGCCTTCCATAATCAACTCTCTCAATTTGGGAGTTGATTTATAAGTAAGCAATACGGGCTTAATTATTGCATTACGCTCTAAAGTTAATTTAACAATGTTTTCCTCTTGTTTCAATAAAGTATTCTCGTGCTTTTTTATATTGCCCTTCAAATATTCTTCTATGTCCACTCCAGCCAGCACACCATGATATTGGCGTTTCTTAGCAAGAATCCTGTACAAAAAAATAGTGCTTTTTTTACCTTCTAAAAAAATTCCTTCACTCATTTTTTGAGGGAAGTTATCTTTAATGGTCTCAAAAAACTCCGCAGAATTTTCAACTCTAACAAGGTCGGGAAAAGAATAACTTATAGGTTTTATTTGCACTTTAAATTTTTGGAGGCATTAAAGAATAACAGGAAGAGAAATTTCAATGATGATATATGGCTATTTCCCTTTGTAAAATGGTAGTTTCACTACTTCTGCCTTTAAGTTTTTTGATCCAACCGAAACAAATACAATACTACCCTCGGCAGAATATTCATTTGGCACGTAACATAGTCCAATAGAACAATTCAAAGATGGAGATGATGTCCCTGACGTAACGACTCCAATTTCTTTTCCACTTTCATCAACCACAATGTACCCATGTCTAGGCACTCTTCTGTCTTCCAATTTGATTGCAACTAATTTCTTCTTTACCCCTTTTGCTTTAAGTTCAAGCATTAAATCGCGGCCGATAAATTCACCTTTATTCAATTTAGTAATCCATCCTAAACCAGCTTCTAAAGGTGATGTTGTATCATCAATGTCATTTCCATACAAGCAGAATCCCATTTCCAATCTAAGTGTATCTCTTGCACCAAGTCCAATTGGCAAAAGTCCCTTTGGGTTTCCAATTCTAAATACCTCATTCCAAATATGAGCTATTTGACTGTTTTCAGCATAAATTTCAAAACCACCACTCCCTGTGTAACCTGTTGCAGATATCAAAACATTGTCAACACCGGCAAATCGTCCCTTTCGAAAGGAGTAATAAGGAATTGATGATAATTCAATATCTGTAAGTTCCTGTAATAATCCAACAACGCCGGGACCTTGGATTGCCAGAAGTCCTGTCTCATTTGAAATATCAATCACTCTTGTATCAAATGAATTATGAATGTTAATCCAATCCAAATCCTTCTGAATATTGGAAGCGTTCACAACCAGCATATAGGCCTTTTCTCCTTCAGCGCATTGGTCTTCAGAAAGTCGGTATACCAATAAATCATCCACAATTCCTCCTGTCAAATTTGGCATACAAGAATATTGTGCCTGGCCTATTTCAAGTTTTGAGACATCATTTGAGGTGACTTTTTGAATCAAGTCAAATGCTTGTTTTCCCTTAATAATAAATTCACCCATGTGTGACACATCAAACATCCCGGCGAAATTTCTAACTGCATCATGTTCCTCTTTTATTCCAGAATATGATATTGGCATATTATACCCTGCAAACTCAGCCATTTTCGCTCCAAGTGCAATATGTATTTCTGTAAGCGCTGTATTTTTCATAAA is part of the Candidatus Vicinibacter affinis genome and encodes:
- a CDS encoding DUF1015 domain-containing protein; the encoded protein is MSEGIFLEGKKSTIFLYRILAKKRQYHGVLAGVDIEEYLKGNIKKHENTLLKQEENIVKLTLERNAIIKPVLLTYKSTPKLRELIMEGFHNRSPKFVLEFSKEKQIHELYAITKESEIKAFQKLFDKFVNKSYIADGHHRMAAVSYILEQSPELKNHGLNYILCALFDLKELSIMSYNRMFSLSNIDELPFLLKHLKGWSDVKKLRSVRLPMKKHEFIMYTSKGHYSIIWNKKIVAQNKKSNQIVYDIDLFNDYVLTKVFKVLEVRSDPRIQYVEGIKGVKPILKGINENQNLIGFSFFPVKSRDFVKTADTGKILPPKSTWFEPRIRNGIIVQNL
- the lhgO gene encoding L-2-hydroxyglutarate oxidase — encoded protein: MISESTYDLIIIGGGIVGLATAREFLLKLKGFRVLILEAEDQIGKHQTSHNSGVLHSGIYYQPNSVKSKNCLRGYSLMLNYLVEQAIPHQICGKIIVAKKENELEMLQKLYENGLNVGLDKIRILTDKESSEMQPGIKAVKSLWVPYTGIVSYLQVAGHLEKEVILMGGKVLLGQKVINLALNSNQEWVVTTSKDVFRSKYVISCAGLQADRIIPNKSILKKYRIIPFKGDYYALMNTSYQNINHLLYPVPDPVFPFLGIHFTCHMDGSRSLGPNAVISLNRSDYKNHSINIGDLNSIITFPGFWKFVRRYWRTGLKEMMLFANQESFVKEGSSFGITVRKSDLSKMESGIRALVIDNQGYINDDFILFQDHNCLHVLNAPSPAATASLAIAETIFQKLISGLNTGF
- a CDS encoding amidohydrolase family protein codes for the protein MLRVYSDHIFNGYEFLENAGLVFDLNGKVLELSTAGSFDKSAYDYYPGLLVPGFVNAHCHLELSHLQNKVDSGTGLLPFLQSVVGLREISEEEIQLAIMKADAQMVENGIVAVGDISNKSDTVACKLNSKIIYFNFIEAFDFMQEELTHQFFDKYFKTYQQYGDLRKSMVPHAPYSVTPELFQLISQQNSESTVISIHNQEVLDEDQLFLYKQGGFLNFYQHFGFNLDSFNATGKTSIHYTLDHLDQRHNVLFVHNTMMKFEDILEVKSRFSNSFFVTCPNANLYIENRLPDYKLFMDAGVSMCIGTDSLSSNWSLSILEELKAIQKYNGWIPLETLFSWATINGAKALRMDDRFGSFEIQKNPGLNWIQNVEFIKGKLNLSRSAVVKKIL
- a CDS encoding biotin/lipoyl-binding protein, with amino-acid sequence MGSFQVTSKNCVLTVDENQLNQYQISEISQDNYHLIYKDKSLQAKIISVDLTNCRVELLIDEVRYELTIDDELKMLIDSIGLRLSEKKIDDILKAPMPGLVINVSVTPNQIVKKGDNLITLEAMKMENVLKAHHDGVIKSVNVLKGEKVEKGQILIEFEN
- the gcvT gene encoding glycine cleavage system aminomethyltransferase GcvT — encoded protein: MKNTALTEIHIALGAKMAEFAGYNMPISYSGIKEEHDAVRNFAGMFDVSHMGEFIIKGKQAFDLIQKVTSNDVSKLEIGQAQYSCMPNLTGGIVDDLLVYRLSEDQCAEGEKAYMLVVNASNIQKDLDWINIHNSFDTRVIDISNETGLLAIQGPGVVGLLQELTDIELSSIPYYSFRKGRFAGVDNVLISATGYTGSGGFEIYAENSQIAHIWNEVFRIGNPKGLLPIGLGARDTLRLEMGFCLYGNDIDDTTSPLEAGLGWITKLNKGEFIGRDLMLELKAKGVKKKLVAIKLEDRRVPRHGYIVVDESGKEIGVVTSGTSSPSLNCSIGLCYVPNEYSAEGSIVFVSVGSKNLKAEVVKLPFYKGK
- a CDS encoding helix-hairpin-helix domain-containing protein yields the protein MVESVFDQIVSYTGLTSRQVKNTLDLLEDGASIPFIARYRKEKTQSLNEQEIRLIKQASQIFEDLFDRRNFILQKLDEQGVLTNELKTKILGAKDLISLEDLYLPYKKRKRSKADIAIENGLEPLAMKIIQNINIDLNTEINQFIPTPYHSRSEVLDGIKFIISDFINRDDELRHRLRNRMWNEGLLVSKLSKGKELSAEKFKDYFDFKELLKKIPSHRYLAIRRGEEEKLLKVDLFLEDDVFIKIIGRKYFSLGSKDLLLLMRLAVEESWTRLLYPSLVLQIHHRLKEKSDQAAIDVFGMNLRQILLEAPLGSKKILAIDPGFRSGCKVVCLDARGNLIDHFVIFPLEPVLEKYKSAEKLLSSLKVNDISDIAIGDGTGGRELGVWLLEILDGKNINVHVVSESGASIYSASELAGSEFPDLDLTFRGSISIGRRLMDPLSELIKIDPKSIGVGQYQHDVNQKLLKDRLDQEIVSCVNSVGVQVNTASAQLLSHVSGIGLTLAKSIVDYRDKNLEFKTKSQFLNVPRFGQKAFEQSAGFLRIRNGTHPLDNTGVHPERYVLVDAMAASLKHRLSELIESKELIGKIDLSKFISEEVNIDTLRDIINDISKPGLDPRGEIKLFSFDPSVKTIDDVFQGMILPGIVLNITQFGAFVDIGIKESGLIHKSEISESFVDDPLKLLKLRQKLMVRVILVDHERKRIQLSIKNVDWKI